From the Magnetococcales bacterium genome, the window GATCAGTTCAACCAGGGCCAGGTTCATGCTCCTGAGGGAGGGCGACGAGGTGAAGAATCCGGACGAAAACAGCAACCAGGATGATCCAGACCCGATTCGCAACCTTCTGCTCAACAAAATAGGGGAGGTGGTGATCGATTTTGTCGATCTTGTGGCCATGCCTGATTTGAGCGGTGTGACCATGGGCGATCATTGGGGTGTTCGGCGATAAGGGCCATGTCCAAACATTTCGATCTGAAAAAAGCCGGTTTGAAGGCGACCCTGCCGCGCATGAAGATTTTGACCCTCTTCATGGCCGAAACAGGGCAGCATCTAACAGCCGAAGATATTTTTCGCAAATTGATCGCCGACGATGATGAGGTAAGTCTGGCCACGGTTTATCGGGTTTTGACCCAATTCGTCCAGGCCGGATTGTTGACACGGCACCACTTTGAAGGCGGCAGAGCCATCTATGAGGTCAATCATGGGGATCACCATGACCATCTTGTTTGCCTGCAATGCGGCCATGTGCAGGAGTTTGTCGATGAAGAGATTGAAAAACGTCAACATGTGATCGCCCGGCAATACGGCTTTGAAGTGGAGGATCATGCCCTCCATATCTATGTGGATTGTCTGCGAGAAAACTGCCCACGTAAAAAATCTTCCCCTTAAGTAGAAACCACGATCATTTTTTGGCATCGGGATCCAGGGGGCTGGCTCCCTGGCGAATCAAGGGCATCGCCCTTGCGGGGTCCGGGGCAGCGCGCCGTTTTGTTTTTGTACGCCCCCCGTAACTATTCAGCACCCGACCACGAAGCGGGGGCCAGGGGGCTGGCTCCCTGGCAGGTCCAGGACGGAGTCCTGGTGGGGTTCGGGGCGAAGCCCTGACAAAGGCTTTCATATCCGAGCTTTTCTTGAAAGGGTGGTGAATGGTTACCGCCCCCCTTTGATTGTGACAGAGGTTGACTTGATTTCGGCAATAGGTCAGCCTGTAATCGGGGTGTGCTGGATGGTTGCCGGTTTCCAATATGGGTCTGAATATAGGTCTGGTTGATGGGGTGGTGGCGATGATAAAGCAGGGACGTGCTGGAGGCTGGGGGGTATGTGGCATGCGCCAGGGTGTTCGTGGTCCGGTGATCCTGCTGCTCGTGTTGGTGCTGGCGCTGGCTCTTGCCCAGGTGCGGTCGGTTGCAGCTGCCGCCGAAACCAAAGGATCCGACACAGGAACCAAAAATGAGGCCGTGCATGCAGCCAAGGCCGAGGCGAAAGGGGATGCAACCGATAGAGCGGTGCGGCGAACCTTCGACGCCTTGAGCAAGGAGAGTGCGACGTGTGTCTCTTGCCACACCGAGGATAACCGTGGTTTGTACCAGCAGTGGGGCCGGTCAAGACATTATGGCGCCAATGTGGGTTGTTATGAGTGCCACCGTGCGGAACCCGGGGATCCGGATGCGTTCATGCACAAAAAGTTTCTCATTTCCGTCATGGTCACGCCCAAGGATTGTGGCCGGTGCCATGAAGGTGCAACCAGGGAGTTTGGCCAGAGTGTCCACGCCCGGGCCGGGGAGATCGAGGGAAGCATGTCCCATACCATGGCCACGGTGGTGCAGGGGATGCCTGAAGAATCGATGCGTGCGGCGGGGCAACACGGATGTGTGCAATGTCACGGATCCAAGGTCAAGGTAAAACCCAGCGGCAAGCTGGATGCCACGTCCTGGCCCAACAGCGGCGTAGGCCGCATCAATCCGGATGGTTCCAAAGGGGCGTGTTCGGCCTGCCATCAGCGGCATGAGTTTTCTTTGGTTCAGGCCCGGCATCCGGATACTTGTGGCAAGTGCCATGTGGGTCCGGTCCATGCGCAAAAGGAAATTTACGGCGAGTCCAAACATGGCATTAATTTTTACGCCAACCAGGATCGCATGAACGTCCACTCTTCCAAGTGGATTCCGGGTGAAGATTATGATGTCAGCCCCACCTGTGCGACCTGCCACATGTCGGCCACGGTCGATGCGCCGTTGTCCCACGATGTCAGTCAACGCATCAGCTGGGATCTCAGGGCCCCAGTCTCCTTCAAGGTGGGGAAAGATTCGGCGGAGTCTGCCACGCTGTGGAAAGAGAACCGCAAGCGGATGCAGGCGGTCTGCTCCGCTTGTCACCTTGAGAGCATCATAGGCAATTTTTATCAGCAGTTTGACAACGTCGTCATTCTCTATAACGACAAATTCGGCAAACCGGGGCAGGAGTTGATGGAAAGCCTGTTGCGCGAAGGCCTTCGCACCCCGGCGGACTTTGACGAGAGCATCGAATGGACCTGGTTTGAAATCTGGCACCACGCAGGACGCCGGGTCCGTCAGGGGGCGTCGATGCAGGCCCCGGATTTTGTACAGTGGCGGGGATTTTATGAAATTTCCCAGCTTTTCTATACCCAACTGATTCCACAGGCCGAAGCCTTGATGGTCCAGGCCCGGGCAGCGGGGAAAAACAGTCATGCCGATGCGGTCGCCAAGGTTCTACAAGAAATTTTGAGCCGTCCTGAGCATGCCTGGTTTCTGAAGAGTTCCGGGCCAAAACAGGAGAAGGCTGCCCCCTGACCGTGTCATGCGCTTCGTATTCAAAAACGATTGAAGACTGGGTTGGCGGTCCAGGAGGAAGGTTTGTGCCCTTCCTCCGAGTGGGGTTCGGGAAGAGGCCATGACAAAAGCTTTCATACCCGTAACTGTTCACCACCCGCCAACGAATCGGGGTCCAGGGGGCTGGCTCCCTGGCTTAGTCCAGGGCAGCGCCCTGGTGGGGTTCGGGGCGAAGCCCTGACAAAAGCTTTCATACCCAAGCTTTTTTTGAAATGGTGTGGAATAGTGATGAAAAGTGAACATTTCAAATCATGTCGGTTGGCCCGCTCGTCATGAGGCTCCTTGGAGTCATCCTGGGATGGGTGGTTTTGCTTGCGGTGCAAGCGCCGGCCAGCGCCCAGCCGGAGGAGATGCAACCTTCCATCGCCCAGCTGGAGGAGATGCAGCCTTTCTCCGTGAACCGCAGCACCTCCAACGTGCGCTGTTACGGTTGCCACGGGGAGAAGGGGTTTGGTGTCCCCCTGGCAGAGGGGGTACGTTCGGCGAAGCGTTTGCTCTACGTTGACCGGGAAAAACTGCAAAACAGCGTCCATGGGCAAAGGCTCTGCGTCGATTGCCATCGTGGCATCACGGTCATTCCGCACAGCAAGAATGACCGGCCTGAGGTGGATTGCATCACCTGCCACAGCAATTTGCACAATCAGGAGTGGCGCTCGCAGGAGTGGCGCTCGCACCAAAGCCATGCCGGAACGATACTCGACAAAGTGGTGCAAAATATTGCCTTCTACATGGAGTCGGTGCATGGCAAGACCCGCAAGGATGGATCTGGCCGATCCAACGCCGGTTGCTCGGATTGTCACCAGGGTCATACCATAGCCCATAAAAACACCCCGGAACGAGAGGCTTTCCGACTTGCCACCCCCGAAATTTGTGGCCGGTGTCATCCCGCTCAGTTGCGCCTTTACGAAGATTCGGAACATGGCTCCCTGGTGTTGCGGTACAACAACACCAAAGCGGCGGTTTGTGCGGATTGCCACACGGCACACAAAATCTCTTCGCCGCATGCTGATCCGGCCAAGCTGGTGATCACCAAGAGCTGCGGCAACTGCCACCAGGATTCCTACAAGACCTACACATCGACCTATCATGGTCAGGTCAATGTGCTGGGGTATGCCCACACGGCCAAATGTTTCGACTGCCACACCGCCCATGCCAACCGCCGGGTGGACCATCCCGATTCATCGGTCTTTGGGAGGAACCGGGAAAAGACGTGCCAAAAGTGCCACGAAAAGGTATCTCCCGGCTTTTTAAAATTTTTGCCGCATGGCAACGCGCATGATATCAAGCGGTATCCGGAACTATGGTGGGCATCGAAGTTGATGATCGGTCTTGTGGTTGGCGTCTTTCTGTTCTTCTGGTCCCATTCGGCGCTGTGGTTCTACCGGGAGTTCAGGGAGAGACGTTCCAGGCGAGAGGTGGTGCCAGCGGAGACATGTGCCCGGGAGAGGGTGCCCCACATACAGCGTTTTCCTTTTCTGTGGCGTTTGGCGCACCTGAGTTTTGCTTTGTCCATCATGACGTTGGCCTTTACTGGCATGACGGTGCTCTATTCCGACGCCTTTTGGGCTCCTACGGTTGCGCGGTTTTTGGGTGGGGCCGCCATGATGGCGTTGGTGCATCGAGTGGCGGCTGTGGTCTTTACGGTGGTTTTTTTCGCTCACCTGGGCGCGGTGCTCTACCGGATTTTTTGGCGCAATCGCAAAACGTTCCGCTGGTTCGGTCCCACCTCGCTTCTCCCGCACTGGGGAGACCTCAAGGATTTCATTGCCATGATGCGGTGGTTTTTTGGCAAGGGGCCGAGGCCTGTCTTCGACCATTGGACCTATTGGGAAAAGTTTGATTATTGGGCCCCTTTCTGGGGCATGTTCATCATTGGCTCCTCGGGTTTGATCCTGTGGTTTCCCAAGATAGCCGGGGAGTATTTCCCGGGGTGGATATTCAACGTTGCCACCATCATCCACGGCGAAGAGGCTTTTTTGGCGGTGGTCTTCATCTTCTCCGTACACTTTTTCAACTGCCACTTCCGGCCCAGTAAATTTCCTCTGGACATCATGATGTTTGTTGGCCGGATGCCGCTTGAGGAGTTCAAGCACGAGCGTCAGGTGGAGTACGCCCGGCTCAAGGAGAGCGGGCAGTTGGTAAATATCCTTGCCGAGCCCCCTTCGTCCAGGTTGACATTCTGGTCGCGGATTCTGGGGTTCACTTTGATTGCCATCGGCTTGACCTTGTTGCTGATCACCCTGAGTGGTTTTGGCTTGCATGCATGGGAGGGAAAGCTGTAAACGGGCGCGTGACCCTTTCAGGAAAAGCCTGGACATGAAAGCTTTTGTCAGGGCTTCGCCCCGAACCCCACCAAAACTCCGCATGACCGGATGCTGAATCAGTACGACGCCACCTTGGCCTGAATGCCGGTTTCGCTGGCGATGCGGCTTTGGGCCTGTTCGGCATCAGCCAGGGTGGGGTAGGGACCGGAACGAACCCGTTGGAAACTCTTTCCGTTGACCTCGGCGCTCTCCAGGAAGACCGTCAGGCCGCTTTTGCCGACTTTCTGGTGCAGTTCGTTGGCATTGGCCTTATCGGTGAAGGCGCCCAATTCCAGATAAAAATTCCCCCGGACGGCGTGGCTGCCGCTGGCAACGGGCATGGGGGCAGCTCCGTGCTGACCAGGAGGTGGTTCCGGCGTGGCAGCCGGGGACAGGCGGGCGGGAGCGGAAAAAGAGGGTTGATGTTCGGGCACGACCGGCAGAAGATCCCCACTGCCGGGAGAGCCATAGAGCCC encodes:
- a CDS encoding cytochrome b/b6 domain-containing protein translates to MLAVQAPASAQPEEMQPSIAQLEEMQPFSVNRSTSNVRCYGCHGEKGFGVPLAEGVRSAKRLLYVDREKLQNSVHGQRLCVDCHRGITVIPHSKNDRPEVDCITCHSNLHNQEWRSQEWRSHQSHAGTILDKVVQNIAFYMESVHGKTRKDGSGRSNAGCSDCHQGHTIAHKNTPEREAFRLATPEICGRCHPAQLRLYEDSEHGSLVLRYNNTKAAVCADCHTAHKISSPHADPAKLVITKSCGNCHQDSYKTYTSTYHGQVNVLGYAHTAKCFDCHTAHANRRVDHPDSSVFGRNREKTCQKCHEKVSPGFLKFLPHGNAHDIKRYPELWWASKLMIGLVVGVFLFFWSHSALWFYREFRERRSRREVVPAETCARERVPHIQRFPFLWRLAHLSFALSIMTLAFTGMTVLYSDAFWAPTVARFLGGAAMMALVHRVAAVVFTVVFFAHLGAVLYRIFWRNRKTFRWFGPTSLLPHWGDLKDFIAMMRWFFGKGPRPVFDHWTYWEKFDYWAPFWGMFIIGSSGLILWFPKIAGEYFPGWIFNVATIIHGEEAFLAVVFIFSVHFFNCHFRPSKFPLDIMMFVGRMPLEEFKHERQVEYARLKESGQLVNILAEPPSSRLTFWSRILGFTLIAIGLTLLLITLSGFGLHAWEGKL
- a CDS encoding hydroxylamine oxidoreductase, which produces MRQGVRGPVILLLVLVLALALAQVRSVAAAAETKGSDTGTKNEAVHAAKAEAKGDATDRAVRRTFDALSKESATCVSCHTEDNRGLYQQWGRSRHYGANVGCYECHRAEPGDPDAFMHKKFLISVMVTPKDCGRCHEGATREFGQSVHARAGEIEGSMSHTMATVVQGMPEESMRAAGQHGCVQCHGSKVKVKPSGKLDATSWPNSGVGRINPDGSKGACSACHQRHEFSLVQARHPDTCGKCHVGPVHAQKEIYGESKHGINFYANQDRMNVHSSKWIPGEDYDVSPTCATCHMSATVDAPLSHDVSQRISWDLRAPVSFKVGKDSAESATLWKENRKRMQAVCSACHLESIIGNFYQQFDNVVILYNDKFGKPGQELMESLLREGLRTPADFDESIEWTWFEIWHHAGRRVRQGASMQAPDFVQWRGFYEISQLFYTQLIPQAEALMVQARAAGKNSHADAVAKVLQEILSRPEHAWFLKSSGPKQEKAAP
- the fur gene encoding ferric iron uptake transcriptional regulator; the encoded protein is MSKHFDLKKAGLKATLPRMKILTLFMAETGQHLTAEDIFRKLIADDDEVSLATVYRVLTQFVQAGLLTRHHFEGGRAIYEVNHGDHHDHLVCLQCGHVQEFVDEEIEKRQHVIARQYGFEVEDHALHIYVDCLRENCPRKKSSP